GGATTGGCGAAGCCAATTTGGGCATGTAATGCGCTGTCCATCACAGCAACAATTCCGGCCCATTGTGGAGATGCAAAGGATGTTCCGCCGAACCCATTCAACCATCCTTCCCCATAAGGCGTGCCGGGATTTGTGTCATAAACGGCATAACCCGTAAAGGGATCCGCGTTGAGGGCGACGTCAGGTACATTACGTCCTGCCGTTTGGGGGAATGAAGGTCCATATTGATAAAAAGGACGACGGAAAATGTCGGACGTTCCTCCGCCTGATCCTATCGGGAAAACGGCTTGGAAGAATTGGGCCTCAGAGGTGTAGCCGAAATTTGCGTAATATGGCAGTAAATAAGACCAACCCCATCCATGCTCTGTTCGCATAGGAATGTAGCCACCAGGAATAGGCACTTCACCGTTTATGGGCAAGGTGGTCCCACCGGCCGCTGTAATATACGGTGATGAGGCTGGAAAATCCACTGAAGGCGCACTGATGATCGGGTAGCCATCATAGGCTCCATAATCTCCTGATGCGGCGAATAAAGATTGTCCTTGGGCAGCCCCCTCCATAAAGATATTGTTGATGGAAAAGTCATAGGCCGGAGTTGCCAATAATTCGTCTTCACCCCAGCTGCAGGACATCGTTTGTGCTTGATCTTGGCTGACTACGGCATTGAAGAGATCATAGAATCCCTGGGAGGTATTAGGGGCTTCATAGACTAAGATATTGGCCCGGGGTGCCAACGAACCCGAACGTTCCACATCTAATGTGGTTTCGATTCTTCCGGAGCCTGGACCACTATCCCCAGATGGGAATCCTCCATCAACCGGCACAATATTTAGGGTAGCTTGGCCTCGGTTAATGTGATAATACTTCCAAAAATACTGTGCGTCTGACGGTTGAAATGTGGCTAAGGTGGCAATAGCAATCGTCTCGTGTTGCCCTAGTGCTTTCTGTTGATAGAGTGGGGTGAGCTGATAGGCTTGTGCAATTTGTTGGGGGCTGTATCCTTGCGGGGAAGTGGTCGAAGCCGTAGATGAAGATGAGTGAGTTAAATCAGAAATGGTGTTAAGTGCCGGATGGAATGCATGGTATGTGGTCAGTCCTATGAACCCTGAGATAAGGTTAGCCACATTAGCGGGCAAGCTTGGGTCTTGAGTATTTGCCGTAAAGACTTGCTTGCCATGACGGTAGTGCATCATTTGCACATGCAAGGCTTGCTCAATTTGGCCATAGGTTCCACGGAGGGTTAAGGTATTATGATTGGAAGACACGGACTGTAAGGCCAGGCCGTACTGGGAAAAATATTGGGTGACTTGGTGGATTTGATTCGTTGTGGGACCAAATTCCTCGGTAAACTGTGCTGGACTTAGAAAATGGCGATAATTTGCAGATGAAGGCGAATACAGGCTTTGGATCAAGTTTTTGAGTTGATTGACATGACGCCAATTAAGGCTCACCTCAAAGGTTGTTGTGGCAGAAGATGGCACTGGTCCTTGCAGCGTTGATTGCTTCAGTAGCTGATGCGCCACATTATGATGCATTATGGTTAGGGACGGATTAGATGCTGCAAGGGTTGTGGATGCAAAGAATAGAATGCTTGCCATAGTCGCTGAAGACAGCATCAGGATTTGGCGTTGTCTCATGACGAAACCCTCCTATCGTAATGTCGTTGCCGATATCGTGCAATAGGCTACAAAATCCTTTGAACCAAAGGTCTGTAAGGTTTTTCAGGGTTATTTTGCAGTTTTCAGTTCTAATGGGAGGATTCGTAGTTAATAGCTATATTCCTTTATCCGCTGGGAAATTTCGTCCGACATTCTCCGACCGATTTTGCGCAGAAAAGAACCCAATTCACATAATGTGGCAATTAATGGGGAGATTTGGGAGGTTTGGGCTTCCTAAGGGGAGATAAGGTGCCTAAGGTGATAAATGTTCCGATTACAAGAAAGAGAAGGCCTAAGCCCATAATCTTGGCGCGAAATGGGAATATGGCCGTAGAGATGGTGCCAAATCCTAAAATGCCAAATACGCTACCTAACGTAAACCGAATGATGGCGAGCCATCGTTTCATTATTGTATCGCTTCCTCATTATACGGTTATTAAATTGTCATGCCGATCTTTACATGAACGTGAACGGCCGGAATATCAGGAAACTTTATCACCCATTATATCGTGAATTCATTGCTTGGCGACACAAAGATAATCATTGGTAGAAAGATTGTTGAACTTTCTGTGGGATGAAGGTAACCGTTTCTGACCTGAAGACAAACTCCAGAGTGTGAGATAGGCTTTTTCCTTGGAATTGATAAA
The Sulfobacillus thermosulfidooxidans DNA segment above includes these coding regions:
- a CDS encoding S53 family peptidase, which translates into the protein MRQRQILMLSSATMASILFFASTTLAASNPSLTIMHHNVAHQLLKQSTLQGPVPSSATTTFEVSLNWRHVNQLKNLIQSLYSPSSANYRHFLSPAQFTEEFGPTTNQIHQVTQYFSQYGLALQSVSSNHNTLTLRGTYGQIEQALHVQMMHYRHGKQVFTANTQDPSLPANVANLISGFIGLTTYHAFHPALNTISDLTHSSSSTASTTSPQGYSPQQIAQAYQLTPLYQQKALGQHETIAIATLATFQPSDAQYFWKYYHINRGQATLNIVPVDGGFPSGDSGPGSGRIETTLDVERSGSLAPRANILVYEAPNTSQGFYDLFNAVVSQDQAQTMSCSWGEDELLATPAYDFSINNIFMEGAAQGQSLFAASGDYGAYDGYPIISAPSVDFPASSPYITAAGGTTLPINGEVPIPGGYIPMRTEHGWGWSYLLPYYANFGYTSEAQFFQAVFPIGSGGGTSDIFRRPFYQYGPSFPQTAGRNVPDVALNADPFTGYAVYDTNPGTPYGEGWLNGFGGTSFASPQWAGIVAVMDSALHAQIGFANPLFYTVFQSPENTLYPAFHTITKGNNWFYYDQLGYNRVTGLGSPDVSNLTQDIEALTH